In Allocoprobacillus halotolerans, a genomic segment contains:
- a CDS encoding glutamate ligase domain-containing protein, which translates to MQEIQNIENHDGFLTYDYRGHHITLQTSAIYQCQNSALAVEILEYLKEYDYLTFSDKQLLDGLKEAMWAGRFEIVCKQPLMIIDGAHNKEGMEAFYQSARKYSNIKIIFSALKDKDTHAMMELLLKLTDDITVCEFDFYRAQTVEKLAEDFPVKLQKDWHQAIDEAFLHQGVVFITGSLYFLAQVRPYILQYAKKIK; encoded by the coding sequence GTGCAAGAAATTCAAAATATTGAAAATCATGATGGTTTTTTAACTTATGATTACCGAGGACATCATATTACTCTACAGACAAGTGCTATTTATCAATGTCAAAACAGTGCATTGGCAGTAGAAATATTAGAGTATTTAAAAGAATATGATTATTTGACTTTTAGTGATAAGCAATTATTAGATGGCTTGAAGGAGGCAATGTGGGCTGGACGTTTTGAGATTGTTTGTAAACAGCCATTGATGATTATTGACGGTGCCCATAATAAAGAAGGCATGGAAGCTTTTTATCAATCAGCACGTAAGTATTCAAATATTAAGATTATTTTTAGTGCTTTAAAAGATAAAGATACTCATGCGATGATGGAATTATTATTAAAGTTAACGGATGATATTACTGTCTGTGAGTTTGATTTTTACCGTGCTCAGACAGTTGAAAAACTGGCAGAAGATTTTCCGGTTAAACTTCAAAAAGATTGGCATCAAGCGATTGACGAGGCTTTTTTGCATCAAGGTGTTGTTTTTATAACAGGCTCACTTTATTTTTTAGCACAAGTGAGGCCCTATATTTTACAATATGCAAAGAAAATAAAATAA
- a CDS encoding C-terminal helicase domain-containing protein produces MPNDIKKIASFYMQEDYQHIQIKAKTMTASTVSQYYFETKLNRRFEVLCRILDSREMDNAIIFCKTKRSVDEVVAAMQQKHYNVEAMHGDLSQNQRMNTLKRFKKGQIQYLVATDVAARGIDVDNISHVINYELPQEEELYIHRIGRTGRANKKGKLIQLSHLVKRIS; encoded by the coding sequence ATGCCAAATGATATTAAAAAGATTGCTAGTTTTTATATGCAGGAAGATTATCAGCATATTCAAATTAAAGCTAAAACAATGACTGCTTCGACTGTTTCACAATATTATTTTGAAACCAAACTCAATCGTCGTTTTGAAGTGTTGTGTCGTATTTTGGATTCACGTGAAATGGATAATGCGATTATTTTCTGTAAAACAAAACGTTCTGTAGATGAAGTGGTGGCTGCTATGCAACAAAAACATTATAATGTTGAAGCAATGCATGGTGATTTATCACAGAATCAAAGAATGAACACATTAAAAAGATTTAAAAAAGGACAGATTCAATATTTAGTAGCGACTGATGTGGCAGCGAGAGGGATTGATGTTGATAATATTTCTCATGTCATTAACTATGAATTACCTCAAGAGGAAGAACTTTACATTCATCGTATTGGAAGAACTGGACGTGCTAACAAAAAAGGGAAGCTTATTCAATTATCACACCTCGTGAAAAGAATTTCTTAA
- the ppdK gene encoding pyruvate, phosphate dikinase, whose translation MKKYVYLFSEGNKDMRNLLGGKGANLAEMTHIGLPVPQGFTVTTEACTKYYEDGKMISKEIEDQVYEKLAELEKITGKTMGDAQNPLLVSVRSGARASMPGMMDTVLNLGMNDEVAKGFTEATQNPRFVYDSYRRFIQMFADVVMGFPKSSFERMFDKVKEEKGVEFDTDLTAEDLQEVVEIYKGEYKKHAGVDFPQDPKVQMMEAIKAVFRSWNNDRAITYRRLNDIPGSWGTAVNVQEMVYGNRGETSGTGVAFTRNPATGENKLYGEYLMNAQGEDVVAGIRTPQTIDTLKDVMPDCYDQFVKINKILEDHYKDMQDMEFTIEDGKLFMLQTRNGKRTAAAALKIAVDLVNEGMISKEEALLKVEPKQLDQLLHPNFDDVSLRCAHVVATGLAASPGAATGRIYFTAEDVIEASKNGVQDILLVRLETSPEDIEGMNIAHGILTIRGGMTSHAAVVARGMGTCCVCGCGSLKIDEENKILTTPDGKQYHEGDYMSLDGSTGNVYGEQIKTVEPEISGDFETFMEWADEARKLQVRTNADTPRDALQARKFGAEGIGLCRTEHMFFEEERIFNFRRMITAETEEARREALEKILPYQRSDFKELFKAMEIYPVTIRFLDPPLHEFLPHTDEEIKPLAESLGMTFDALKARVESLKEFNPMMGHRGCRLAVTYPEIAEMQTRAVIEAAIAVNKEGQNVVPEIMIPLVGDIHELKYVKKVVCDTADKIIAEAGVELPYKVGTMIEIPRAALTADKIAEEAEFFSFGTNDLTQMTYGFSRDDAAKFLGDYYSKQIFESDPFAKVDQEGVGELMKIAIEKGRKTRPDIKLGICGEHGGEASTVEFCHKLGLTYVSCSPFRVPLARLAAAQAAVKEKMGIE comes from the coding sequence ATGAAAAAATATGTCTATTTATTTAGTGAAGGTAATAAAGACATGCGTAACTTACTTGGTGGTAAAGGGGCTAACTTAGCAGAAATGACACATATTGGTTTACCAGTACCTCAAGGTTTTACTGTTACAACTGAAGCTTGTACTAAATATTATGAAGACGGAAAAATGATTAGTAAAGAAATTGAAGACCAAGTTTATGAAAAACTTGCTGAATTAGAAAAGATCACAGGAAAGACAATGGGTGATGCTCAAAATCCATTACTTGTTTCTGTACGTTCTGGAGCAAGAGCTTCAATGCCTGGTATGATGGATACAGTTTTAAATTTAGGGATGAATGATGAAGTGGCTAAAGGATTTACTGAAGCTACTCAAAACCCTCGTTTTGTTTATGACAGTTATCGTCGTTTTATTCAAATGTTTGCTGATGTTGTTATGGGGTTCCCAAAAAGCTCATTTGAACGTATGTTTGATAAAGTTAAAGAAGAAAAAGGTGTTGAATTTGATACTGATTTAACAGCTGAAGATTTACAAGAAGTTGTTGAAATTTATAAAGGGGAATATAAAAAACACGCTGGTGTAGATTTCCCTCAAGATCCTAAAGTTCAAATGATGGAAGCTATCAAAGCTGTATTTAGATCATGGAATAATGATCGTGCGATTACTTATAGACGTTTAAATGATATTCCTGGAAGCTGGGGAACAGCTGTTAACGTTCAGGAAATGGTTTATGGTAACCGTGGTGAAACTTCTGGTACAGGTGTTGCCTTTACAAGAAACCCAGCTACTGGTGAAAATAAATTATATGGTGAATACTTAATGAACGCTCAAGGTGAAGACGTTGTTGCTGGTATTCGTACACCTCAAACAATTGATACATTAAAAGACGTTATGCCTGATTGTTATGATCAATTCGTAAAAATCAATAAAATTCTTGAAGATCATTATAAAGATATGCAAGATATGGAATTTACAATTGAAGATGGTAAATTATTCATGCTTCAAACTCGTAACGGAAAAAGAACTGCTGCTGCAGCATTAAAGATTGCTGTTGATTTAGTTAACGAAGGAATGATTTCAAAAGAAGAAGCATTATTAAAAGTTGAACCAAAACAATTAGATCAATTATTACATCCTAACTTTGATGATGTATCATTACGTTGTGCACATGTCGTAGCAACTGGTTTAGCTGCTTCACCTGGTGCTGCAACTGGACGTATTTACTTTACTGCTGAAGATGTTATTGAAGCATCTAAAAATGGTGTTCAAGATATCTTGTTGGTTCGTCTTGAAACTTCACCAGAAGATATTGAAGGTATGAACATTGCACATGGCATCTTAACTATTCGTGGTGGTATGACATCACATGCTGCGGTTGTTGCTAGAGGTATGGGAACTTGCTGCGTATGTGGATGCGGTTCATTAAAAATTGATGAAGAAAACAAAATTTTAACTACACCTGATGGTAAACAATATCATGAAGGTGACTATATGTCATTAGATGGAAGCACTGGTAATGTTTATGGTGAACAAATCAAAACTGTTGAACCTGAAATTAGTGGTGACTTTGAAACATTTATGGAATGGGCTGATGAAGCACGTAAATTACAAGTACGTACAAATGCTGATACACCTAGAGATGCTTTACAAGCTCGTAAATTCGGGGCTGAAGGTATTGGTCTTTGTAGAACAGAACATATGTTCTTTGAAGAAGAAAGAATTTTCAACTTTAGACGTATGATTACTGCTGAAACAGAAGAAGCAAGAAGAGAAGCACTTGAAAAGATTTTACCTTATCAAAGAAGTGACTTTAAAGAATTATTTAAAGCTATGGAAATCTATCCAGTAACAATTCGTTTCTTGGATCCACCTTTACATGAATTCTTACCACATACTGATGAAGAAATTAAACCACTTGCTGAAAGCTTAGGAATGACTTTCGATGCTTTAAAAGCACGTGTTGAATCATTAAAAGAATTTAACCCAATGATGGGTCATAGAGGTTGCCGTTTAGCTGTAACATATCCTGAAATTGCTGAAATGCAAACAAGAGCTGTTATTGAAGCTGCAATTGCTGTTAATAAAGAAGGACAAAATGTTGTTCCAGAAATCATGATTCCTCTTGTAGGAGATATTCATGAATTAAAATATGTAAAGAAAGTTGTATGTGATACAGCAGATAAGATTATTGCAGAAGCTGGTGTTGAATTACCATATAAAGTTGGTACAATGATTGAAATTCCTAGAGCTGCATTAACTGCTGATAAAATTGCTGAAGAAGCTGAATTCTTTAGCTTTGGAACAAACGACTTAACTCAAATGACTTATGGATTCAGCCGTGATGATGCAGCTAAATTCTTAGGTGATTATTATAGTAAACAAATTTTCGAATCTGATCCATTTGCTAAAGTTGACCAAGAAGGTGTTGGTGAATTAATGAAAATTGCCATTGAAAAAGGTCGTAAAACTCGTCCAGACATCAAGCTTGGTATCTGTGGTGAACATGGTGGAGAAGCTTCAACTGTTGAATTCTGCCATAAATTAGGATTAACTTATGTTTCATGTTCTCCATTCCGTGTGCCATTAGCACGTTTAGCTGCTGCTCAAGCTGCTGTTAAAGAAAAAATGGGAATTGAATAA
- a CDS encoding DbpA RNA binding domain-containing protein produces the protein MKELLFDVQEKMLKGHLEPFQKIAKDIPSHMKNDALAALLAMCYSQRIGYDYQEMDDINKTEQRLFMSVGSMDKVNVKDIIEFFIRYAQISKKDIGDITIKRKFTFVNLTPTAAKQVLDYCYNQKIKGRRVRLELAQEE, from the coding sequence ATGAAAGAACTTTTATTTGATGTGCAAGAGAAAATGTTGAAAGGACATCTGGAGCCTTTTCAAAAGATTGCTAAAGATATTCCTTCGCATATGAAAAATGATGCTTTAGCTGCTTTACTTGCGATGTGCTATTCACAGCGTATTGGTTATGATTATCAGGAAATGGATGATATAAATAAAACAGAACAACGTTTATTTATGAGTGTGGGCTCAATGGATAAAGTGAATGTTAAAGATATTATTGAGTTTTTTATTCGCTATGCTCAAATTTCTAAAAAAGATATTGGAGATATTACAATTAAAAGAAAGTTTACGTTTGTTAATTTAACGCCTACTGCTGCCAAACAAGTGCTTGATTATTGTTATAATCAAAAAATAAAAGGAAGACGTGTACGTTTGGAATTGGCTCAAGAAGAATAA